CGATGCGGTTTTCTTCTCCCTATCCCGATCGAGATCATCCCTACGGACATCTGAAATACGAAGCGATCGGAGCTTTAGCGATCGCCGCCTTTTTGGGGATTGCCTGTTTTGAAATCTTGCAAGGGGCGGTCATGCGTATTATCAAAGGAGGAAAACCCGTCGAGATTGCCGGTCCTGAGTTATGGCTATTAATTATCGTTTTAGGGGTGAATATTTTTGTCACCTATTATGAAAGATCCGTGGGGCAGCGTGTCGGTAGTGCGATTTTGATTGCCGATGCTCGTCATACCATGAGTGATGTGTGGGTGACAATTACGGTTTTATTGGGTTTAGTCGGGGTTTGGGTGGGCAATACGGCTAATATTCCCCAATTACAATGGTTAGATGTGATTTTGTCCTTTCCCGTCGCTTTTTTGGTGTTTAGCAGTGGTTGGAAAGTCCTGATGGAGAATTTACCTTTGTTAGTGGATGAAATGGCGATCGCTCCTGAAGTGATTCATCAAATTGTCATGGGGGTGCCGGGGGTGCTTAATTGTCATGCGATCGCATCTCGGGGAGTGGTGGGAAGACAGGTATTTATAGAAATGCACCTAGTTGTCTCCGCTCAAGATGTGGAAACTGCTCACAGGATCACGGAAGCGGTAGAAGCAAGATTAACCCAACAATTTAGCCCTGTGAGAATTTTAATTCACGTTGAACCGCCGGATTATCGCTCCGATCAGATCACTTTCGAGCAGGAATTGTAAGGCAAAAAGGCCTAGAATAAGTAGCGAACTTTTGCTAGAGGTGGCCATGGCGACAGAAAATCAAGCTAGAAACATAGTAATTACTGGTGGAGCAGGATTTATCGGCTCGAATTTTGTTCATCATTGGTGCGAGAATTATCCCGAGGATCGTGTCATTGTTCTCGATGCTCTTACCTACGCAGGCAATTTGAATAATTTAGCGACACTGAAAGATAGAAAGAATTTCCGTTTTCTGCAAGGGGATATCTGCGATCGAGCGTTAGTTGATCAATTATTTGCCGGTGAAAATATCGATACAGTTGCCCATTTTGCCGCCGAATCCCATGTGGATCGATCGATTCTCGGTCCTGGGGCTTTTGTGCAGACTAATGTGGTGGGAACTTTTACTCTATTAGAAAGTTTTCGGCAACATTGGTTAAGTAATCATCAACCGGATAACTATCGTTTTCTGCACGTTTCCACCGATGAGGTTTATGGCAGTTTAGGAGTAGATGATCCGGCTTTTACCGAAACTACTCCCTATGCTCCTAATAGTCCCTATTCTGCCTCAAAAGCGGGGAGTGATCATCTAGCGAGAGCTTATTTTCACACCTACGGAATGCCGACAATTATTACTAATTGCTCTAATAATTATGGTTCCTATCATTTTCCCGAAAAGTTAATTCCTTTGATGTGTATTAATATTCTTTTGGGGAAACCTTTACCCGTTTATGGTGATGGTCAAAATGTTCGAGATTGGTTATATGTGCGTGATCATTGTCAAGCTTTAGATACAGTTATTCACAAGGGAAAAGTGGGAGAAACCTATAATATTGGCGGCAATAACGAGGTAAAAAATATCGATTTAGTCAGGATGTTATGTGAGTTAATGGATGAATTGGCCCCCGATTTACCCGTGCAACCCGCTCAGAATTTAATTACTTTTGTTAAGGATCGTCCCGGACATGATCGCCGGTATGCTATTGATGCCACTAAAATTCGCACCGAATTAGGTTGGCAACCTCAAGAAACCGTAGAGGGGGGATTAAGAAAAACCATTCAATGGTATCTCGATCATCGGGATTGGTGGCAACCTTTGTTATCCAAAGAATATCAAGAGTATTATGGGAAAGTTTACGGTTAGAGAGGGGTAAAAACTTTAATCTTAATTTTGGGTGTGTTAGTTTTTGCTAACACACTTATTACTTTAGCTAGATTAATATTTGGCTCTCCCAGGTTTGGTGGGTAAAATGTATTCTAAGATACAGTCTTGCGGGCGAGGGAGTGGAACGAACCACTCCAGACAGAAAGGACACAAAGATTGATCGCTACTATATAAGTTAAACTTATGACACAAAGAATAAGAGAGCCAATATTTTAATTGTCAGTAATTAAGATCACAGGAAAATCTCAAAAAAATAGTTAGCGTTGAGAGATAATAGGAGCAGAGCAGACTAAGACTGGCAATCTTTACTTTTTATTAGCAGCAACTATGGCTTATAAAAGAAATTATCGCCGCCGCAAGAATCGGCAATCGGGAAGGACAATTCCAGGGATTTTCATCTTTTTAGTTTTAATCTCCTTTGGGATGGCATTTAAAAACCAAAGTTCTCAACTGCTCAGGAATTTTCAATCATTTAAACCGGCAAATGACTTAATTTATAATACTAATAATCTGCAACTTTCTCAGCCAATTATTCCGGGGAATGATCCCCAAGTTAGACAGGGAAATTATCAAAACATTGATCCTCTAGCTCGCAGCATCAATTATTCAGGGAATTCTCTATCAGAATTAGCAACAATTCTATCTAAATATGCCAAAACAGAAGCAGAAAAAGCCCGCATTATTTACGTTTGGATAACCCATAATATTACCTACGATGTGGCAAGTTTTTTCAGGGGTAATTACGGTGATGCTAGTGCTTATACTGTCCTCAAAAATCGTTTAGCTGTCTGTTCAGGTTATGCCAATCTTTATCAAGCTTTAGCAGAAAAAATGGGATTAAAATCAGCAGTTGTTATCGGTTATGCAAAAGGATTAGGCTATCTAGTGGGCAATGGTAGTGATGCTAACCATGCTTGGAATACTGTCAGAATTAATAATGCTTGGTATCTAATTGATGCAACTTGGGGTGCGGGAGTAGTCAATAACAATCAATTTCAACGGCAATTTAATCCTCATTATTTTGCTACTCCACCCGCACAATTAATTTATAGTCATTTTCCCGAACAAACCCAGTGGCAATTATTACCGAAAGTTTATAGAAAACAACAATTTGATTCTTGGCCGATTGTGACATCACAATTTTTTCGAGATGGGATAAAATTAGTCAATTACAAGAGTTATAATATCCAGTCTTCAGGGATGACAGAAGTTATTTTACAAGTTCCTACTCACACCCAGATTTCTGCTCAATTGCAGCAAAATAATTTACCTATCAATGGCCATTTACCCTTAATTCAAAGAGTCAATGGACAAGCAATAATTAAAGTTTCCTTTCCCCAAACTGGTACTTATGATTTGATGGTTTTCTCTAAAAATAAATCCGATCAAAACCACTTTAATCATGCTTTATCTTATCGAATTACCAGCAATGCTAGGGGTGTCCCTATCCCGAAAACCTTTGCTACTTTTGAAGAAAATAATACCTATCTTTATAGTCCCACAATAGCCAAATTAACTAAGAATCAATTGGCAAATTTTAAAATAGAAGTACCTAATGCTTTAGCTGTGGTTATCATCGATCAATCATCGGGTAACTGGACTCCTTTAACTAAGTCAGGTAATTTATTTTTCGGTAATGTTAAAGTTGGTTCAGGAAAGATAACTATCGCTGGCAAGTTTACCGACGGTAATAACTACGCTAGTTTAGTTGAGTACGAGTAATTTGTCTTTGAGTCATTAAGGAGCAAAAGAATTAATATTAATACTTTTAACAACTCTCGGAAAATCATTATCGAAGATGATAATATTGTATTGATGTTTGAAAAAGAAAAAGTTATTTTAGTGAGAAAATTTAAAGAAAAAATCCAAGCAGATTTTTTGAAGTATATCGCCAACTTTACTTCCTATGGAAGACTAAGAAAAGATCTGCAAGATATATATTCTATCTTTGGTCAAATTAGTAAAATTGAATGGGTTCATTATCCGATTGAGAAGGATTGTAAATTATTAATACTGGGTGATAAAGACTGGAGAACAGGAAAAGTTAAAACTTATGGAGAATGTACTTTTTCTAATGTTTTAGAAAAACTTTCAAACAGGTCAAGCAGTACTTTGAGTGATATTCAAAATGAAATTTTCTGGAAAGAAATGACAAATCAAGGCTTTAAGGATTTCGATGAAATTCGTCAAATAAAAATTACTCTAGAATTTATTCCCGAAGAAAGCACAATTGAGCAAGAACCAGAATCACCTCTAGAGGAAATTCGGCAAATGTTGCGAGAAAATCCAGAAAAAACTAACTTCAATTCCTGAAAACCTAATTAGGTAATGAGGAAAATAAATTAAAGCAATCACCTCTATCCTGTCGCCTGCTGTAATTATCATGGCAAAAACTCCGAGAATACCGATTCCGATCGAAGTGAGAAAATATGTTTATCAAAGGGATAATTATCAATGTCAGAGTTGCGGTAAACCCGAAAACTTTACCCAACTTTCCATAGATCATATAATTCCCTTAGCTTTAGGTGGCAGTAACGATATAGCGGTATGCACTTGCATGAGGTACAATAGAAGAGGACAATAAATTATAGACCTAGGCAGGAGCCACGACCCGATGAAGCCCTATTCTTTAGACTTGCGACAAAAGATCATCGAGACCTACGAGGAGAATAACCTCTCACAACGTGAGTTAGCCAAAAGATTTAGAGTAGCTTTAAGCTTTATCCAGAAACTAATCAAGCAGTGGCGTGAAACAGGAAATCTAAATCCCCGACCGCATGGTGGAGGACAAAAACTCAAGCTTAAGAGCGACGAAATTATCTTGCTGGGCGATTTAGTCCAAGAAAAGAAAGATGCCACCTTAGACGAGTTAAGAAAACAAATTGAGGAAAAAACACAGACGGTGGTGAGTAACTCAACAATCAGTAGAATTTTAAAACGGCTAAATTTAACTCAAAAAAAAAAGCTTACACGCTAGGGAAAGAGACACGGAAAGAGTGCAAAAATTAAGAGAAGAATATTGGGAGAAAATCCGAGATGTTAGAGCGGAAGATTTGGTTTTCGTTGACGAGTCTGGCTCTAATCTAGGGATGACAAGACTTTATGGCAGGGCTGAAAAAGGTCAGAGAGTGTATGATTCAGTTCCGTTAAACCGAGGAAAAAACGTCACGATAATTGGAGCGATAGCGCTCAAAGGCTTGCTGGCTTTTATCAATGTATTTGGAGCCGCAAATGGTTTAATATTTGAAGCATTTATTGCTACATTATTAGTTCCAAACTTGTGGAAAGGAGCTTGTGTATTAATGGATAATGCTTCGATTCATCAAAAAGAAACCCTCGAACCAATGGCTCTTCCGAACTTGTCATGTAAAATTAAAAAAAAACAGACAATTATTGCTGACCAATAAAACAATAATTTATCTTTAAAAGCTGACTATGCTTGCAATACAGCAATTTATTGTTTAAAATATAGACAGCCAAGACCAGCAATTTTAGACACAAGCTATACTTATGCCATCAAATCCACAATTAAAGTTAATGACCGAGCTACTTCACCTAGAAGGAGTTGTCGTTACCAATTATCAAATTATTACCGATATAGGAATTGTTTTACATTTAGAAAATATGTCAAGAGAAAGCCAGTGCATTCATTGTGGAAGTAAAACGGAAAAAGTTCATCAAAACAATGAATTAACAATCCGAGATTTACCCTTTGGAGAACAGGCATTATATCTGAGAATCAATCGTCGTCAGATGAGATGCGAGAAATGTGGGAAAAAATTCACAGAAGAACTAAATTATTTGCCGAAGAAAAGAACCTACACAGACAGATTTAGAAAAAAAATAGTGGCCGAAGTCCTGAATAGTGATCTCAAAAATACGGCAGAAAGAAATGGAGTAAGCGAACAAGAAATAGAGACGATGCTCAAAGACTTAGGAGAAGAGTTAATAACCGCAAAACCTCAAGGGCTAAAAAAACTAGGAATAGATGAAATAGCCATGATAAAGGGAAAAGGAAATTACTATGCTGTGTTAGTAAATATAGACACAGGAAAAATTATAGGCTTAGGGGAAAAAAGAACAGAAGAAGCATTAACAGAATATCTGAAACACTGGGGAGAAGAGGTTTTGAGCCAAATAGAGGAAGTAAGTATAAACCTGTGGATAGGGTATAAAAATGTGGCAGAAAAACTAATGCCTCAAGCTCAAATAGTAGGGGATAGATTCCATGTAATGAAACAAGTAAATAACGAGCTAGATGAAGCAAGAAAGGAGGTAAAAAGAGAGGCAGCTAAGATAAAAAACAAGAAAAATAAAGAAAATATCTTAGCAGGAATAGCCAAGAGCAAATATGCCTTATTAAAGAATGAAGGAGACTTAGTAGAGAAAGAAAGGAAAAAATTGGAAGAAATATATAAAGTGTCTCCAAAACTTGGGGAAATGCACAAATTAAAAGAGGAATTTAGAGAAGTATTTGAGAAAAATACGGAGGGGAATGAGGGATTATTTGCCTTGAGTGATTGGCTCAAAAAGGCGATGGCTTACTTTCCTAAAAGCTGCCAGACAATTCGGCGGTGGATTGACGAAATAACTGCCTATTTTGATAACCGAACAACCCAGGGAACAGTTGAAGGAATTAATAATAAACTGAAGGTGATTAAAAGGAGAGGCTATGGATTTAGAAACTTTAAAAACTTTAGTCTTAGATGTTTATTAAATTGGCATTTTGCTAGTTGATTTTACATGGTAAGTTCGGAAGAACCGAACCAATTCTTCAAGAAGTCGGTGCTAGACTGGAGTTTTTACCTCCCTATTCTCCCGATTTTTCTCCCATTGAAAACTGTTGGTCGAAAGTGAAAATACTGATTCGTTCTATGTCACCTCGTACCTATGCTGATCTAGAAAAAGCGATCGTTCAAGCCTTTAGTCAGATTACATTGCGAGACATCCATCACTGGTTTACCCATTGTTGCTATTGCGATACCCCTTTTAAAGAGCCTACCTAGTCATCCATGCTGTACCTCATTCAACTGAAACCCGCTATATAGGCTAAAGCCTTTTTCTCCTTGCCGAAAAAAGTCCTCGTCTGTAGCGTTTCTAGCTCTTTCGTACTCAGATCGGCCTTACTGTGGCGTAAATACTCGTAGGCCTCGCAGAGAAACCCCGCCGAACCGCAGGCCCCGTCATAAATCGTCTCCCCTAATTGCGGTTTAATCACTTGAATCATCGCCCGGATCAGGGGCCGCGGGGTGTAATATTCGCCCCCGTTTCGCCCCGCATTGCCCATATTTTTGATCCGGGTTTCGTAGAGATCCGAAAGCTCGTGTTTCTGCTGTTGTGTGCGAAACTGAAGCCGGTCGATACTTTCGAGAACTTCCCGCAGGTTGTACCCGCTCTGAAACTTATTCCGCACCCCCGCAAAAATTTCCCCGATCTTAGCCCCGAACGTCCCCGGTTCTGCGTATTGCTTGAATCCCTGAAAGTAGGGAAATAGCTCGCTATTGACGAACTCGATCAGATCGTCCCCTACCTTGGCGGTTTTCAGCAGTTCACCCCTTGCGTCCTTGGGGTAGGCCCAATTCGACCAGCGATAGGGTTCGTCTAGTAACGGATCGTAGTCTTCCCCCGTCAATAATGCCCGATTCTGGCGATCGACTGACCGATCGTCGAGATATTTCAAAAAGAGAATCCAGGAGATCTGTTCTGCGTAATCCAACTCCGTGGCGCATCCCGCCTCTTTTCGGAGAATATCGTCGATATTCTTAAATGTCTGCTCGAACATAGGAAAAAGATTAGATACTCTCAAATCTTACCTCGATCGCTCCCTTATCCTGAGCATAGATTTGTAAAAAGGCTGAAAATGCTTCAGCCTCGTCTAAAAAATCAGATTTTACCCGCAAAATTAAGTAATAGGATTAGCTGGTTCCTTGCTTTCTAGGGTTTCGGGAACAGCTTCCGTCTTACCAAAAGCAATTCTGAGGAAGGGAGGTGCGAGGAAAGTGGTCAGGATTACCATAATAATAATCGACACCTCCAAAGGCTTATCCAAAATTCCGCTGGCCGAACCAATCCCAGCAAAAACTAGACCCACCTCACCCCGGGGAATCATACCCACACCGATGGCGAGACGATTGATTCCGGATATGCCAAAAACTGCCCAGCCCGTCACCAGTTTACCGATAATCGCCACAACCATCAAAAAGACAGCGATCAAAAGTCCGGCCCGATTCTCCGGTACCGTTGGGTTTAAAACACCGAGATCGGCACGCGCTCCCACCGTCACAAAGAAAATCGGTACAAGCAAATCGGCGATCGGTTTAATTAACTCATCCAACTCGTTGCGGGTATCGGTTTCATCAAGAACCAAACCGGCGGCAAAGGCCCCTAAAATCGCTTCAAGATGAATAGCATTGCCTAAAAATGCCATAAAGAAAGCGAAGACAAATGCGGGAATAACAATATTTCCACGAGTTTTCAGCCGCTCCACGATCGCCACAAAACTTTTGTTAAAAACACCTCCCAACAAAATTGATCCGATCAAAAAGGCCGTAGCGCTGACGATCAAATAAATAACATTGACCACATCGATC
This portion of the Microcystis aeruginosa NIES-2549 genome encodes:
- the rfbB gene encoding dTDP-glucose 4,6-dehydratase, whose amino-acid sequence is MATENQARNIVITGGAGFIGSNFVHHWCENYPEDRVIVLDALTYAGNLNNLATLKDRKNFRFLQGDICDRALVDQLFAGENIDTVAHFAAESHVDRSILGPGAFVQTNVVGTFTLLESFRQHWLSNHQPDNYRFLHVSTDEVYGSLGVDDPAFTETTPYAPNSPYSASKAGSDHLARAYFHTYGMPTIITNCSNNYGSYHFPEKLIPLMCINILLGKPLPVYGDGQNVRDWLYVRDHCQALDTVIHKGKVGETYNIGGNNEVKNIDLVRMLCELMDELAPDLPVQPAQNLITFVKDRPGHDRRYAIDATKIRTELGWQPQETVEGGLRKTIQWYLDHRDWWQPLLSKEYQEYYGKVYG
- a CDS encoding transglutaminase domain-containing protein; this encodes MAYKRNYRRRKNRQSGRTIPGIFIFLVLISFGMAFKNQSSQLLRNFQSFKPANDLIYNTNNLQLSQPIIPGNDPQVRQGNYQNIDPLARSINYSGNSLSELATILSKYAKTEAEKARIIYVWITHNITYDVASFFRGNYGDASAYTVLKNRLAVCSGYANLYQALAEKMGLKSAVVIGYAKGLGYLVGNGSDANHAWNTVRINNAWYLIDATWGAGVVNNNQFQRQFNPHYFATPPAQLIYSHFPEQTQWQLLPKVYRKQQFDSWPIVTSQFFRDGIKLVNYKSYNIQSSGMTEVILQVPTHTQISAQLQQNNLPINGHLPLIQRVNGQAIIKVSFPQTGTYDLMVFSKNKSDQNHFNHALSYRITSNARGVPIPKTFATFEENNTYLYSPTIAKLTKNQLANFKIEVPNALAVVIIDQSSGNWTPLTKSGNLFFGNVKVGSGKITIAGKFTDGNNYASLVEYE
- a CDS encoding helix-turn-helix domain-containing protein — encoded protein: MKPYSLDLRQKIIETYEENNLSQRELAKRFRVALSFIQKLIKQWRETGNLNPRPHGGGQKLKLKSDEIILLGDLVQEKKDATLDELRKQIEEKTQTVVSNSTISRILKRLNLTQKKKLTR
- a CDS encoding transposase; the protein is MQKLREEYWEKIRDVRAEDLVFVDESGSNLGMTRLYGRAEKGQRVYDSVPLNRGKNVTIIGAIALKGLLAFINVFGAANGLIFEAFIATLLVPNLWKGACVLMDNASIHQKETLEPMALPNLSCKIKKKQTIIADQ
- a CDS encoding HNH endonuclease; translated protein: MAKTPRIPIPIEVRKYVYQRDNYQCQSCGKPENFTQLSIDHIIPLALGGSNDIAVCTCMRYNRRGQ
- a CDS encoding KGK domain-containing protein; this encodes MNINTFNNSRKIIIEDDNIVLMFEKEKVILVRKFKEKIQADFLKYIANFTSYGRLRKDLQDIYSIFGQISKIEWVHYPIEKDCKLLILGDKDWRTGKVKTYGECTFSNVLEKLSNRSSSTLSDIQNEIFWKEMTNQGFKDFDEIRQIKITLEFIPEESTIEQEPESPLEEIRQMLRENPEKTNFNS
- a CDS encoding N-6 DNA methylase, whose translation is MFEQTFKNIDDILRKEAGCATELDYAEQISWILFLKYLDDRSVDRQNRALLTGEDYDPLLDEPYRWSNWAYPKDARGELLKTAKVGDDLIEFVNSELFPYFQGFKQYAEPGTFGAKIGEIFAGVRNKFQSGYNLREVLESIDRLQFRTQQQKHELSDLYETRIKNMGNAGRNGGEYYTPRPLIRAMIQVIKPQLGETIYDGACGSAGFLCEAYEYLRHSKADLSTKELETLQTRTFFGKEKKALAYIAGFS
- a CDS encoding ISL3 family transposase; the protein is MPSNPQLKLMTELLHLEGVVVTNYQIITDIGIVLHLENMSRESQCIHCGSKTEKVHQNNELTIRDLPFGEQALYLRINRRQMRCEKCGKKFTEELNYLPKKRTYTDRFRKKIVAEVLNSDLKNTAERNGVSEQEIETMLKDLGEELITAKPQGLKKLGIDEIAMIKGKGNYYAVLVNIDTGKIIGLGEKRTEEALTEYLKHWGEEVLSQIEEVSINLWIGYKNVAEKLMPQAQIVGDRFHVMKQVNNELDEARKEVKREAAKIKNKKNKENILAGIAKSKYALLKNEGDLVEKERKKLEEIYKVSPKLGEMHKLKEEFREVFEKNTEGNEGLFALSDWLKKAMAYFPKSCQTIRRWIDEITAYFDNRTTQGTVEGINNKLKVIKRRGYGFRNFKNFSLRCLLNWHFAS
- a CDS encoding cation diffusion facilitator family transporter; this encodes MAVLRDNRATVQKVLWITLLLNILVMAIKAGLGLRIGALSLQADALHSVTDSANNVLGLVAMRFSSPYPDRDHPYGHLKYEAIGALAIAAFLGIACFEILQGAVMRIIKGGKPVEIAGPELWLLIIVLGVNIFVTYYERSVGQRVGSAILIADARHTMSDVWVTITVLLGLVGVWVGNTANIPQLQWLDVILSFPVAFLVFSSGWKVLMENLPLLVDEMAIAPEVIHQIVMGVPGVLNCHAIASRGVVGRQVFIEMHLVVSAQDVETAHRITEAVEARLTQQFSPVRILIHVEPPDYRSDQITFEQEL